A section of the Labrus bergylta chromosome 21, fLabBer1.1, whole genome shotgun sequence genome encodes:
- the si:ch73-127m5.2 gene encoding uncharacterized protein si:ch73-127m5.2, producing the protein MDPSTRVVGLDAQGNMVFTVVKPVMGIFQVSSDQTGGVAQGSMGLQSLSENTLILPQAQGHSQLDHNQVEMQTIQTHMHPHIHTQMQVSAPEQIENVSQNQDPPSNSSTTTESATQMPFAEVSSLLDPNMKGSKARKYLISYDEIKRRLQAPEKMSLRSLAAYTRVSRGPASKKTLLESLSVLGLTPSTTTSVSSSFSKLTEGDTGALCDDLKDFAHDYIDYGNMSKQLIPEINTVQHWSKIIETKNHLEDMRKCFRDPVNSGAFDNVTHGLGLGMLDVALDMVVMVIDQQIRILSGAAASDPADSGPPMRRIRRRHRKTRLNDSEKPHKVSGGVKEQGKVISKGKARRVRKKIRQETGSTGVVETHTEQCKPDDVESNVLTLVSVGYEAVSTGLNTTGTV; encoded by the exons ATGGACCCATCTACCAGGGTGGTGGGTCTGGATGCCCAGGGGAACATGGTTTTCACTGTGGTAAAACCTGTAATGGGCATCTTTCAGGTGTCTTCAGATCAAACAGGAGGTGTGGCACAGGGCAGCATGGGCCTTCAGTCTTTATCTGAAAACACGCTGATCCTCCCGCAAGCGCAAGGACACTCACAGCTGGACCACAACCAGGTGGAAATGCAAACCATACAGACTCATATGCACCCCCATATTCACACCCAGATGCAGGTATCTGCCCCAGAACAGATAGAGAATGTGTCTCAGAATCAGGACCCTCCATCGAACTCGAGCACAACTACAGAGTCGGCTACTCAGATGCCTTTTGCGGAGGTGTCGTCACTCCTGGATCCGAACATGAAAGGATCGAAAGCAA GGAAGTACCTCATCTCGTACGATGAGATCAAACGGCGGCTGCAGGCCCCGGAGAAGATGTCCCTGCGCTCCCTGGCGGCCTACACTCGGGTCAGCAGAGGCCCGGCCAGCAAGAAAACTCTCCTGGAGTCGCTCAGCGTCCTCGGCCTGACACCGAGCACGACCACCTCTGTGTCCTCGTCTTTCTCCAAACTCACAGAAG gcGACACTGGAGCTCTGTGCGATGATCTGAAGGATTTTGCTCATGACTACATTGACTATGGCAACATGTCAAAACAGCTCATTCCCGAGATAAATACAGTTCAACACTGGTCTAAAATTATTGAAACTAA AAACCACCTGGAGGACATGAGGAAATGTTTCAGGGACCCCGTGAACAGCGGTGCGTTTGATAACGTCACGCATGGCCTCGGCCTGGGAATGCTGGACGTGGCACTGGAcatggttgtcatggtgatagATCAGCAGATCCGGATCCTGTCGGGCGCAGCAGCGTCAGACCCGGCCGACTCGGGTCCACCGATGCGGCGTATCCGCAGGCGACACCGCAAGACCCGTTTGAATGACAGTGAGAAGCCTCACAAGGTGTCCGGAGGGGTCAAAGAACAGGGAAAGGTCATCTCTAAAGGTAAAGCACGCCGAGTCAGGAAGAAGATACGACAGGAAACTGGATCTACTGGTGTCGTGGAAACACATACAGAACAGTGTAAGCCGGACGACGTGGAGAGTAATGTCCTCACTCTGGTTTCTGTTGGATATGAAGCCGTCTCCACTGGGCTCAACACAACTGGAACTGTTTGA
- the si:dkey-21e13.3 gene encoding rap1 GTPase-GDP dissociation stimulator 1, with protein MGHPNVPLIYTYTHPQKKKHKPSRLEPYQPNDNLNNALGAIRVLGLELIEDELKPHLNTVLTNIKERNKGAAEQVVISGILPILALSLRTRGALTVLTTKLVAELAKESVIRKGFGDAGLGTALLSVLTSQDQEVLIYAARAISRMSYDSSKLQELLLRRGVVPRLVAILLRFPNKQALEEVCLQALCNVSGMGVAEESGMTWERGASVRPGECVYHGVSPHTCGFASSGILVCVSQWAPGQHAVKIEVFQRCSSSFWSLHGNKQRASWFRFSSLGSCSNLYKVIKFSLKKVPRTKSLRSRVFHTLL; from the exons ATGGGACACCCAAATGTGCCGCTCATATACACTTACACACATccccaaaagaaaaaacacaaacctagTCGACTGGAACCCTACCAACCTAACG ACAACCTGAACAATGCGCTGGGTGCCATCAGAGTCCTTGGTTTGGAACTGATTGAGGACGAACTCAAACCACATCTGAACACAGTGCTGACAAACATTAAGGAGAGGA ATAAAGGCGCTGCTGAGCAGGTGGTGATCAGTGGCATCCTGCCCATCCTGGCCCTCTCTCTGAGGACCAGGGGGGCCCTCACAGTACTGACGACCAAACTGGTGGCTGAACTCGCCAAGGAAT cTGTTATCCGTAAAGGTTTTGGCGATGCAGGTTTGGGCACTgctcttctgtctgtgctgaccagtcaagaccaagaGGTTCTAATCTACGCTGCAAGAGCAATCTCACGCATGTCTTATGACAGCT ctaagctgcaggagctgctgctcCGTCGAGGAGTGGTTCCTCGCCTCGTCGCCATTCTGCTCCGTTTCCCCAATAAGCAGGCCCTGGAGGAGGTGTGCCTTCAGGCCCTGTGCAACGTCAGCGGCATGGGAGTGGCAGAGGAGTCCGGGATGACGTGGGAGCGGGGAGCGTCCGTGCGGCCCGGGGAGTGCGTCTACCACGGCGTCTCTCCTCACACCTGTGGTTTCGCCTCCTCGGGGATCTTGGTGTGCGTGTCTCAGTGGGCGCCGGGTCAGCACGCGGTCAAAATCGAGGTGTTCCAgcgctgctcctcctccttctggaGCCTGCACGGGAACAAGCAGCGGGCCAGCTGGTTCCGCTTCTCCAGCCTGGGGAGCTGCTCAAATCTCTACAAGGTGATCAAGTTCTCCTTGAAGAAAGTCCCCCGCACTAAAAGCCTGAGGTCTCGCGTGTTTCACACTTTACTCTGA